The Leucobacter viscericola genome includes a window with the following:
- a CDS encoding GntR family transcriptional regulator produces MRASDRAYAVLLDEIQRGILPPSTVLGEVEQSQRLGVSRTPMREAMKRLAADGLIAQQSPRVTVVTDFDVDDIRKLFIARRALEEMAARIAATQPSREVFRGLARSFEQTVVDDESAIDAYYALIASFDVAVDAACDNPYLTQGLRAIRTHLTRARRLARDNQTRLQMSVAEHSLIARAIADGDAELAAHATHVHLHNALTSILESIREGSQ; encoded by the coding sequence ATGCGAGCGAGTGACCGTGCGTATGCCGTGCTTCTCGACGAGATTCAGCGGGGGATCCTGCCGCCCAGCACCGTTCTTGGTGAGGTTGAGCAGTCCCAGCGGCTCGGGGTGAGTCGTACTCCCATGCGGGAGGCAATGAAACGCCTGGCCGCCGACGGGCTCATCGCTCAGCAATCGCCTCGAGTGACGGTCGTCACCGACTTCGACGTCGATGACATTCGCAAGCTCTTTATCGCTCGCCGTGCTCTCGAAGAGATGGCCGCGAGGATCGCCGCGACGCAGCCGAGCCGTGAAGTGTTTCGTGGGCTGGCCCGATCCTTCGAGCAAACGGTCGTTGACGACGAGAGCGCGATTGATGCGTACTACGCGTTGATCGCAAGCTTTGACGTTGCCGTCGATGCCGCCTGCGATAACCCGTACCTGACTCAGGGCCTGCGCGCGATCCGCACCCACCTCACAAGAGCACGCCGTCTTGCGCGCGACAATCAGACTCGGCTGCAAATGTCGGTGGCTGAGCATAGCCTCATTGCGCGCGCGATCGCCGACGGTGACGCCGAACTCGCGGCCCACGCCACACACGTCCATCTTCACAATGCCCTCACCTCGATTCTGGAGTCAATCCGGGAAGGATCACAATGA
- a CDS encoding SDR family oxidoreductase — protein sequence MRIAIAGGTGAVGRHVVSAAEAAGHEALVLSRANGVDLEFGVGLDLAGVDVVIDVCGTQTTSEKRSREFFERTTTSLLRAEQAAGVRHHVALSIVGAAGSAHGYYAGKALQERLVSSGEVPWTILRATQFFDFAHQVATKVGPLVLVPAMRSQPLAAEDVARRLVELAGAAPAGNARDLAGPAERRMVELTRAWWAKTGASGRVVEFPLPGGFGRALRDGGILPGPDAQLTSQTFEEWLGQQ from the coding sequence ATGAGAATCGCAATTGCAGGTGGCACCGGTGCTGTCGGTAGGCACGTTGTGTCGGCGGCTGAAGCGGCCGGGCACGAGGCACTTGTACTGTCGCGGGCAAACGGTGTCGATTTAGAATTCGGTGTCGGACTGGATCTCGCCGGCGTCGACGTGGTTATCGATGTCTGCGGAACACAGACCACTTCTGAGAAGCGCTCACGAGAGTTTTTCGAACGCACAACGACGAGCTTGTTGCGGGCCGAGCAGGCAGCGGGGGTGCGACACCACGTGGCCCTGTCGATTGTTGGCGCCGCAGGGTCTGCGCACGGGTACTACGCTGGCAAAGCGCTGCAGGAGCGGCTCGTCTCGTCGGGAGAGGTCCCTTGGACGATCCTGCGCGCCACCCAGTTCTTCGATTTTGCGCACCAGGTGGCCACGAAGGTCGGCCCGCTGGTGCTCGTTCCCGCAATGCGCTCGCAGCCGCTCGCCGCTGAAGATGTCGCGCGGCGCCTCGTTGAGCTTGCTGGCGCTGCACCCGCAGGCAACGCGCGCGATCTCGCGGGCCCTGCTGAGCGGCGCATGGTTGAACTGACGCGCGCGTGGTGGGCAAAAACTGGCGCAAGCGGTCGTGTGGTTGAGTTCCCGTTGCCGGGTGGTTTTGGGCGCGCGCTGCGCGACGGTGGGATTCTGCCCGGTCCGGATGCCCAGCTCACGTCGCAGACGTTTGAGGAGTGGTTGGGGCAGCAGTAG
- a CDS encoding VOC family protein, with amino-acid sequence MSIHLNPYLSFRGNAREAMEFYHSIFGGELRLNRYDSIPGVMGDGDEGSKIMHGQLDTPNGLTLMGADMPESMADMPDVTVGGSSVCVWGEDGEQIRAYWTALSEGAKINMPFEKAPWGDTFGDLRDRYGVNWMFSLADGPAE; translated from the coding sequence ATGTCTATCCATCTAAATCCCTACCTGAGCTTTCGCGGCAACGCACGTGAGGCGATGGAGTTCTACCACTCGATCTTTGGTGGCGAGCTTCGACTGAATCGCTACGACTCGATCCCGGGCGTCATGGGAGACGGTGACGAGGGTTCCAAGATTATGCACGGCCAGCTCGACACTCCGAACGGCCTCACGCTCATGGGCGCAGACATGCCAGAGAGCATGGCAGACATGCCCGATGTAACCGTTGGCGGTAGCTCGGTGTGCGTGTGGGGCGAGGATGGCGAGCAGATCCGGGCCTACTGGACCGCTCTCTCAGAGGGAGCAAAGATCAACATGCCGTTCGAGAAGGCACCCTGGGGTGACACCTTCGGCGATTTGCGCGATCGTTACGGAGTGAACTGGATGTTCAGCCTGGCGGACGGGCCTGCGGAATAG
- a CDS encoding VanZ family protein codes for MSTIAPPKSASTHVAYVSKTLASPQDRARGALVVLFAVYMAVLSWTILWELEAPWIGHASDRVLKLIPYVATDSAGANPTSEVLLNIALFIPFGVYLRLLAPKWSAVGIVSLIAGTSVSFEAIQYLLAIGVTDTADVINNNLGGLIGVVLCVAAKRALRNRTDTVLLRVMLIGTVGVLLLVTMYVLGSQLHHMGPPAQFPPRL; via the coding sequence ATGTCAACCATCGCTCCCCCAAAATCAGCCAGCACTCACGTGGCTTATGTGTCCAAGACGTTGGCGAGCCCGCAGGATCGCGCAAGAGGCGCCCTCGTTGTGCTGTTTGCCGTGTACATGGCGGTGCTGAGCTGGACCATACTCTGGGAGCTGGAAGCACCTTGGATCGGCCACGCTTCCGACCGCGTGCTGAAACTCATACCCTACGTTGCCACTGATTCTGCGGGGGCCAACCCCACCAGCGAGGTCCTGCTGAACATCGCGCTGTTCATTCCCTTCGGTGTTTACCTCAGGCTCCTTGCACCAAAATGGTCTGCGGTCGGGATCGTCAGCCTTATCGCAGGCACGAGCGTTTCGTTTGAGGCGATCCAGTACCTGTTGGCCATCGGAGTGACCGACACAGCCGACGTGATCAACAACAACCTGGGCGGCCTGATCGGTGTCGTACTGTGTGTCGCCGCGAAGCGCGCACTCCGCAATCGCACCGACACCGTCTTGCTTAGGGTCATGCTGATCGGCACCGTGGGAGTATTACTACTGGTCACGATGTATGTTCTGGGATCACAACTGCACCACATGGGTCCACCGGCGCAGTTTCCACCCCGGCTCTAG
- a CDS encoding NAD-dependent epimerase/dehydratase family protein, which yields MNDTSHHLVIGAGQIGSELTRQLLKRGDTVTVATRSGTVIPGAHAISLDASDTAAVTEAQLGTATTFLCTNPPYKSWPTDWPPIFAAAIASAKASGSRLVAMGNLYGYGKATMPMTEHTPFHPVDTKGEVRTEGWRQVLKAHERGDITAAEVRASDYIGPFADATSHVGKRFFGPILNSKTARVIGDPELPHSWSYLPDIARTLIAAADVEDRNDWGRAWVVPSTTRSRVEIATEINEAFNTNGKAARLPRAMLRLAGMFDANIKEVERSSYQFEMPFIVDSTETERTLGVRSTPWKDVIQTTGASYL from the coding sequence ATGAACGACACATCTCACCACCTCGTCATCGGCGCGGGTCAAATCGGATCCGAGCTCACGCGTCAGCTCCTCAAGCGCGGCGACACCGTAACCGTTGCAACGCGCAGCGGCACGGTCATCCCCGGAGCACACGCAATTTCGCTCGATGCCTCCGACACGGCGGCGGTCACCGAGGCTCAGCTCGGCACCGCCACAACGTTCCTGTGCACAAACCCGCCCTACAAAAGCTGGCCCACCGATTGGCCGCCCATCTTCGCAGCTGCTATCGCGTCGGCCAAAGCGTCGGGATCCCGCCTCGTAGCCATGGGCAATCTTTACGGCTACGGAAAAGCAACGATGCCGATGACAGAGCACACGCCCTTTCACCCGGTCGACACCAAGGGAGAAGTGCGCACCGAGGGCTGGCGGCAGGTACTCAAAGCCCACGAGCGCGGCGACATCACCGCGGCCGAGGTTCGGGCGAGCGACTACATTGGCCCCTTTGCGGACGCGACCTCTCACGTCGGCAAGAGGTTCTTTGGGCCGATCCTGAACTCCAAGACCGCCAGGGTTATCGGCGATCCCGAACTCCCTCACTCCTGGAGCTACCTGCCAGACATCGCAAGGACGCTCATCGCGGCAGCGGACGTTGAGGATCGTAACGACTGGGGCCGAGCCTGGGTGGTGCCGAGCACCACCCGAAGCCGCGTCGAAATCGCCACGGAGATTAACGAGGCGTTCAACACGAACGGAAAGGCAGCCCGGCTCCCCCGAGCCATGCTCCGCCTAGCGGGAATGTTCGACGCCAACATCAAAGAGGTCGAGCGCAGCAGCTATCAGTTCGAGATGCCGTTTATCGTTGACTCCACCGAGACCGAGCGCACGCTGGGCGTACGCTCGACCCCGTGGAAAGACGTCATTCAGACGACCGGCGCCTCCTACCTTTGA
- a CDS encoding VOC family protein, whose amino-acid sequence MQKIVTNIWCNGNAEEVGAYYADLFPNARTWVESRYPLEGLLEFQQPLAGEPLTVGVEIGEARLTLINADDTFSPNPSVSLMLNFDPLDFDGDAVAARAQLDTIWEVFAEDGSVLMPLQEYPFSARYGWVQDRYGVSWQFMLTDPAGESRPFVVPALMFGGPAQNRATAAVDRYLEVFEDAELGQRVLYGEATGPAEATSVMFSDFRIGEQWFTAMDSGREQDFSFTCGMSFEAHCEDQAEIDRLWDALSTVPAAEQCGWLVDPFGMNWQIVPKNMGELMERPNAFQHLMPMKKIIIADI is encoded by the coding sequence ATGCAGAAGATCGTCACAAACATCTGGTGTAACGGGAACGCCGAAGAGGTGGGCGCCTACTACGCTGACTTGTTCCCAAACGCACGAACCTGGGTGGAATCGAGATACCCACTCGAGGGGCTGCTCGAATTTCAACAACCACTGGCGGGCGAACCGCTTACGGTCGGTGTTGAAATTGGTGAGGCACGTCTCACCCTGATCAATGCGGATGACACGTTTTCGCCAAATCCCTCTGTCTCGCTGATGCTGAACTTTGATCCGCTGGACTTCGACGGCGACGCGGTTGCGGCGCGCGCTCAGCTCGACACAATCTGGGAGGTCTTCGCGGAGGACGGATCTGTTCTGATGCCCCTGCAGGAGTATCCGTTTAGTGCTCGTTACGGCTGGGTGCAGGATCGCTACGGGGTGAGCTGGCAGTTCATGCTGACGGATCCGGCGGGGGAGTCGCGTCCCTTTGTGGTTCCCGCGCTCATGTTTGGCGGTCCGGCACAGAATCGTGCGACCGCTGCGGTTGACCGGTATCTCGAGGTGTTTGAAGACGCTGAACTGGGGCAACGGGTGCTCTACGGTGAAGCAACCGGACCGGCCGAGGCGACCTCCGTCATGTTTAGTGACTTCAGGATCGGCGAGCAGTGGTTTACGGCAATGGACTCCGGGCGGGAGCAAGACTTTTCGTTTACCTGCGGCATGTCGTTTGAGGCGCACTGCGAGGATCAGGCCGAGATCGACCGCCTGTGGGATGCCCTCTCAACCGTTCCGGCGGCGGAGCAGTGTGGTTGGCTCGTGGATCCATTCGGTATGAACTGGCAGATCGTCCCCAAAAATATGGGTGAGTTGATGGAACGACCCAACGCATTCCAGCACCTGATGCCGATGAAAAAGATTATTATCGCTGATATCTAG
- a CDS encoding TetR/AcrR family transcriptional regulator, with amino-acid sequence MEPVTTPDRAGTDTGDPAGDTTSSAPRTPRQLAREQTERELLNVARRHLGEVGAAGLSLRAIARECGLVSSAVYRYFESRDALLTVLILEAYDGLGEFVEQAERGVDRADLRQRFLRSAEAMRVWALQHPHQYALIYGSPVPGYAAPELTVISAARVGTVLFGVLRDAYARGARPHLTPALKKAGPAVLQMQRDFCPEIPESLVALGIESWVRLHGAISFEVFGQFNQMVTAPADLYAFIVDEELTRLGLVAGLASSGDLKSMGGSA; translated from the coding sequence ATGGAACCCGTGACTACACCAGATCGTGCGGGTACTGACACTGGTGATCCTGCCGGAGACACAACCTCAAGTGCGCCGCGCACACCGCGACAGCTCGCGCGTGAACAAACCGAGCGTGAACTGCTTAATGTTGCCCGGCGGCACCTGGGTGAGGTCGGTGCCGCGGGGCTCTCGTTGCGCGCGATTGCGCGTGAGTGCGGACTCGTTTCTTCAGCGGTCTATCGTTACTTCGAGAGCCGAGACGCACTTCTCACGGTTCTGATACTCGAAGCGTATGACGGACTGGGGGAGTTCGTTGAGCAGGCCGAGCGCGGGGTCGACCGTGCTGATCTTCGGCAGCGTTTTTTGCGGTCCGCCGAAGCGATGCGCGTGTGGGCGCTGCAGCATCCCCACCAGTACGCGCTGATATATGGCTCGCCTGTTCCCGGGTATGCCGCGCCAGAGTTAACTGTTATCTCGGCGGCGAGGGTTGGCACTGTTCTGTTTGGGGTGCTTCGTGACGCGTATGCCAGAGGTGCCCGGCCGCATCTCACCCCGGCTCTCAAAAAAGCTGGACCCGCGGTGTTGCAGATGCAGCGAGATTTTTGCCCGGAGATACCTGAATCGCTCGTGGCTCTGGGGATTGAGTCCTGGGTTCGCCTGCACGGGGCGATTTCATTTGAAGTGTTCGGTCAGTTCAATCAGATGGTCACTGCCCCGGCCGACCTCTACGCGTTTATCGTCGATGAGGAACTCACTAGGCTGGGTCTCGTCGCGGGTCTGGCCAGTTCGGGCGACCTGAAATCGATGGGGGGATCCGCATGA
- the pheT gene encoding phenylalanine--tRNA ligase subunit beta, producing MRVPLSWLGEFVSLPTDTTPEQVHADLVRVGFEEESIRRFDLTGPIVVGEVLTQEPEPQSNGKTINWCTVRVAPEGAKAADGGEDVRGIVCGAHNFVPGDKVVVTLPGAVLPGDFKIAARKTYGHVSDGMIASAKELTLGEDHDGIIVLSRFGFTGDAVPEVGTDALALLGLDQTAVEINVTPDRGYAFSIRGVAREYAHSTGADFRDPALAVSPVVASGFPVTIADDAPIRGRVGASGFIARVVRGIDATRPTPAWMVARLQLAGIRALSLPVDISNYVMLELGSPLHAYDLAKLTGGITVRRAKPGETLVTLDEQERKLDPEDLLITDESGVIGLAGVMGGQSTKTSDETTDILIEAATFDPVSIARTSRRHKLPSEASKRFERGVDPLVAAAAAQRMVDLLVEFAGGTVDALGADIVAPWEPADIRLSLARVNGIMGADYTDAESRAAIEMIGCTVVEGAAGELLVTPPSWRSDLVRDVDLIEEVARIVGYDRIPSLLPVAPAGRGLSRAQRLRRRAANVITAAGLDEVQSYPFVGRAQLDAFGVGAEAIEGTVPAIRLANPLDGEAPFMRRSLLPGLVSAAQRNVSRGLTDLSLVEFGAVYVPFSSADELGTETVPPLAEKPSDDVLAQLDASIPAQPLRAAGLLLGDTVAKQPGEAARVADWADALDAARIVAGAVSAELVVCQGEHRAFHPGRTAELCVAVDDGLEVVGVAGELLPELVADHHLPGRVAAFELDLDRVIELAAREPQTSQLSTYPAATQDLTLVLAADVPAGDVLAVVRAGAGELLEGARIVDDYRGTGIEEGQKALTFALRFRAPDRTLKAEEASEARLAGVAAAELAFGAKLRE from the coding sequence CTGCCGACGGCGGCGAAGATGTGCGAGGCATTGTCTGTGGCGCTCACAACTTCGTCCCCGGCGACAAGGTTGTGGTGACCCTGCCCGGCGCCGTGCTGCCCGGTGACTTCAAGATTGCAGCGCGCAAGACCTACGGTCACGTCTCCGACGGCATGATCGCTTCCGCGAAGGAGCTGACGCTCGGTGAAGACCACGACGGCATCATCGTGCTTTCGCGCTTTGGGTTCACGGGCGATGCCGTGCCCGAGGTTGGCACCGACGCGCTCGCGCTGCTGGGACTCGACCAGACCGCGGTCGAAATCAATGTGACTCCGGATCGCGGCTACGCGTTTTCGATCCGCGGCGTTGCCCGCGAGTACGCACACTCGACGGGTGCAGACTTCCGCGATCCCGCCCTCGCCGTATCACCCGTGGTGGCCTCGGGTTTCCCGGTCACCATTGCTGATGATGCGCCGATCCGCGGCCGTGTAGGCGCCTCCGGCTTCATTGCTCGTGTAGTGCGCGGGATCGACGCGACCCGGCCGACCCCCGCCTGGATGGTGGCGCGCCTGCAGCTCGCCGGCATCCGCGCGCTGTCGCTGCCCGTCGACATCTCAAACTACGTGATGCTCGAGCTCGGCTCGCCGCTGCACGCCTACGACCTCGCGAAGCTGACCGGTGGCATCACCGTGCGCCGCGCCAAGCCGGGCGAGACGCTCGTCACGCTCGACGAGCAGGAGCGCAAGCTTGACCCCGAGGATCTGCTCATCACGGACGAGTCAGGGGTCATCGGCCTCGCCGGTGTGATGGGCGGCCAGTCGACCAAGACCAGCGACGAAACTACCGACATTCTTATCGAGGCGGCGACGTTTGATCCCGTGTCGATCGCGCGCACCTCGCGCCGTCACAAGCTGCCGAGTGAGGCCTCAAAGCGCTTCGAGCGCGGGGTTGATCCGCTCGTAGCTGCCGCCGCAGCACAGCGCATGGTTGATCTGCTGGTCGAGTTTGCCGGCGGCACCGTCGACGCGCTCGGCGCTGACATCGTCGCGCCGTGGGAGCCCGCCGATATTCGCCTGTCGCTTGCCCGCGTCAACGGGATTATGGGGGCCGACTACACCGATGCCGAGTCGCGCGCCGCGATCGAGATGATCGGCTGCACGGTTGTCGAGGGTGCCGCAGGCGAGCTGCTCGTCACGCCGCCAAGCTGGCGTTCGGACCTGGTGCGCGACGTTGACCTGATCGAAGAGGTCGCGAGGATCGTCGGATACGACCGGATCCCGTCGTTGCTTCCCGTGGCTCCCGCTGGTCGTGGCCTGTCGCGTGCGCAGCGCCTGCGTCGTCGTGCCGCGAACGTTATCACCGCCGCTGGCCTCGACGAGGTGCAAAGCTACCCGTTTGTGGGACGCGCGCAGCTTGACGCGTTTGGTGTCGGTGCCGAGGCGATCGAAGGGACCGTTCCCGCGATCCGCCTCGCGAATCCGCTCGATGGCGAAGCACCATTCATGCGACGCTCGTTGCTGCCCGGGCTTGTGTCTGCGGCACAGCGCAACGTATCGCGCGGGCTGACCGATCTTTCGCTCGTGGAGTTTGGGGCCGTGTATGTGCCCTTCTCTTCCGCCGATGAGCTCGGCACCGAGACTGTGCCGCCGCTCGCGGAGAAGCCCTCGGATGATGTGCTGGCGCAGCTTGATGCCTCGATCCCAGCGCAGCCGCTTCGGGCTGCCGGTCTGCTGCTCGGCGACACCGTCGCAAAGCAGCCGGGCGAGGCCGCGCGCGTTGCTGATTGGGCTGACGCGCTCGACGCGGCCCGCATCGTTGCCGGTGCGGTATCGGCAGAGCTCGTTGTTTGCCAGGGCGAACACCGTGCGTTCCACCCGGGCCGCACGGCAGAGTTGTGCGTGGCCGTAGATGATGGCCTCGAGGTTGTCGGTGTCGCAGGTGAGCTGCTGCCTGAGCTGGTCGCAGATCATCACCTGCCCGGTCGTGTTGCAGCGTTCGAACTCGATCTCGACCGCGTTATTGAGCTTGCCGCGCGCGAGCCGCAGACGAGCCAGCTGTCGACCTATCCCGCGGCAACGCAGGATCTGACGCTTGTGCTGGCGGCCGACGTACCGGCCGGTGACGTGCTGGCCGTTGTTCGGGCCGGAGCGGGAGAGCTGCTTGAGGGTGCTCGCATTGTCGACGACTACCGTGGTACCGGCATCGAAGAGGGGCAGAAGGCGCTCACCTTCGCACTTCGCTTCCGCGCGCCCGACCGCACGTTGAAGGCCGAAGAGGCGAGCGAAGCTCGTCTCGCCGGTGTCGCCGCGGCCGAGCTCGCGTTCGGCGCAAAACTGCGGGAGTAG